In Streptomyces dangxiongensis, one DNA window encodes the following:
- a CDS encoding MFS transporter, with protein MPSPYSALFAEPGTKAFSAAGFLGRMPLSMMGIGVVTMVSQLTGRYGLAGALSATIALSAALLGPRISRLVDRHGQRRVLRPATLVALATAAGLLLAAHLGWPDWVLFACAAGIGSVPSLGAMIRARWAALYRGTPKLHTAYSFESVVDEICFVFGPILSIGLCTAWFPEAGPLLAACFLAVGVFWLTAQRATEPEPHPRERHADGSALRSAGLRVLVATFVATGAIFGAVDVVTVAFADERGHKAAASMVLALYAAGSGTAAAVFGLLRFTGAPERRWLLGVTAMAVSMIPLLLVGNLPLLAVALFVSGLSIAPTMITTMSLIEEHVPRAKLTEGMTWVSTGLAVGVALGSSLAGWVIDAAGARAGYGVPVVSGAVAVVVGFLGYRRLRRPASGRGGTVGQHSEREERHLA; from the coding sequence GTGCCCAGCCCCTACAGCGCCCTGTTCGCCGAGCCCGGCACCAAGGCCTTCTCCGCCGCGGGGTTCCTCGGCCGGATGCCGCTGTCGATGATGGGCATCGGCGTGGTCACGATGGTCTCCCAGCTCACCGGGCGGTACGGCCTCGCGGGCGCCCTGTCGGCCACCATCGCGCTCTCCGCCGCCCTGCTCGGGCCGCGGATCTCCCGGCTGGTGGACCGGCACGGGCAGCGCCGGGTACTGCGCCCGGCGACCCTGGTGGCACTGGCCACGGCGGCCGGGCTGCTGCTCGCCGCGCATCTGGGGTGGCCGGACTGGGTGCTGTTCGCCTGCGCCGCCGGGATCGGCTCGGTGCCCAGCCTCGGCGCGATGATCCGGGCCCGGTGGGCGGCGCTGTACCGGGGCACCCCGAAGCTGCACACCGCCTACTCGTTCGAGTCGGTCGTGGACGAGATCTGCTTCGTTTTCGGACCGATCCTCTCCATCGGCCTGTGCACGGCGTGGTTCCCGGAGGCGGGCCCCCTGCTGGCCGCGTGCTTCCTGGCGGTCGGCGTCTTCTGGCTCACCGCCCAGCGCGCCACCGAGCCCGAGCCGCATCCACGCGAGCGGCACGCCGACGGCAGCGCCCTGCGCTCGGCGGGGCTGCGGGTGCTCGTGGCGACCTTCGTGGCCACCGGCGCGATCTTCGGAGCGGTGGACGTGGTCACCGTCGCCTTCGCCGACGAGCGCGGCCACAAGGCCGCGGCGAGCATGGTCCTCGCGCTGTACGCGGCCGGTTCCGGTACGGCGGCCGCCGTCTTCGGGCTGCTGCGCTTCACCGGGGCGCCGGAACGCCGCTGGCTGCTGGGCGTCACGGCCATGGCCGTGAGTATGATCCCCCTCCTACTGGTCGGGAACCTGCCGCTTCTGGCCGTGGCGCTGTTCGTTTCGGGCCTGTCCATCGCACCGACGATGATCACGACGATGTCCCTCATCGAAGAGCACGTACCTCGCGCGAAGCTCACCGAGGGCATGACCTGGGTGAGCACCGGTCTCGCGGTCGGTGTCGCGCTCGGCTCCTCCCTGGCCGGCTGGGTGATCGACGCAGCCGGGGCGCGGGCCGGGTACGGGGTCCCGGTGGTCTCCGGGGCCGTCGCGGTCGTGGTGGGTTTCCTGGGGTACCGCCGGCTGCGCAGGCCGGCCTCAGGTCGGGGAGGCACCGTTGGGCAGCACAGCGAGCGGGAAGAACGGCACCTGGCGTAA
- a CDS encoding D-arabinono-1,4-lactone oxidase has product MGSTASGKNGTWRNWGGNVSARPARQVTPASVEELAAAVRRAREDGLKVKAVGTGHSFTSIAATDGVLIRPQLLTGIRDIDRTSMTVTVEAGTPLKRLNAALAREGLSLTNMGDIMEQTASGATSTGTHGTGRESGSIAAQIRALELVTADGSVLTCSERENPDVFAAARVGLGALGIVTALTFAVEPLFLLTAREEPMPLDRVLAEFDQLWAENEHFEFYWFPHTGSTNTKRNNRSAGPEQPVGRLAGWFEDEFLSNGVFQVAQWAGRAVPATVPAIARISSRALSARTYTDIPYKVFTSPRRVRFVEMEYAVPRTALTETLRELKAVVDRSGLRVSFPVEVRTAPADDITLSTASGRDSAYIAVHMFRGTPYQAYFTAAERVFTAHEGRPHWGKVHTRDAEYLARVYPRFGEFTALRDRLDPERLFQNDYVRRVLGA; this is encoded by the coding sequence TTGGGCAGCACAGCGAGCGGGAAGAACGGCACCTGGCGTAACTGGGGCGGCAACGTCTCCGCCCGGCCCGCCCGGCAGGTCACGCCTGCCTCGGTGGAGGAGCTGGCCGCGGCGGTGCGCCGGGCCCGCGAGGACGGACTGAAGGTGAAGGCGGTGGGAACCGGCCACTCCTTCACGTCGATAGCCGCCACCGACGGTGTGCTGATACGCCCTCAACTGCTGACCGGGATACGCGACATCGACCGTACGTCCATGACGGTCACGGTGGAGGCGGGCACCCCGCTCAAGAGGCTCAACGCCGCCCTCGCGCGCGAGGGCCTGTCGCTCACCAACATGGGCGACATCATGGAGCAGACCGCCTCCGGGGCCACCAGCACCGGCACGCACGGCACGGGCCGCGAGTCGGGCTCGATCGCCGCGCAGATCAGGGCACTGGAACTCGTCACGGCGGACGGCTCGGTCCTCACCTGCTCCGAGCGGGAGAACCCGGACGTCTTCGCCGCTGCCCGCGTCGGCCTGGGCGCCCTCGGCATCGTCACCGCCCTCACCTTCGCTGTGGAACCGCTCTTCCTGCTCACCGCGCGCGAGGAACCGATGCCCCTCGACCGCGTTCTCGCCGAGTTCGACCAGTTGTGGGCCGAGAACGAGCACTTCGAGTTCTACTGGTTCCCGCACACCGGCAGCACCAACACCAAGCGCAACAACCGCAGCGCGGGCCCCGAGCAGCCGGTGGGGCGGCTGGCCGGCTGGTTCGAGGACGAGTTCCTCTCCAACGGCGTCTTCCAGGTGGCCCAGTGGGCCGGCCGCGCCGTTCCCGCCACCGTCCCGGCTATCGCCCGCATCTCCAGCAGGGCGCTGTCCGCACGGACGTACACGGACATCCCGTACAAGGTCTTCACCTCGCCGCGCCGGGTCCGGTTCGTGGAGATGGAGTACGCCGTGCCGCGCACGGCGCTGACGGAGACGCTGCGCGAACTCAAGGCCGTGGTCGACCGCTCGGGCCTGCGGGTGAGTTTCCCGGTGGAGGTGCGCACCGCGCCGGCCGACGACATCACCCTGTCGACCGCCTCGGGCCGGGACAGCGCCTACATCGCCGTACACATGTTCCGGGGCACGCCCTATCAGGCGTACTTCACCGCGGCCGAGCGCGTCTTCACCGCGCACGAGGGACGTCCGCACTGGGGCAAGGTCCACACGCGGGACGCGGAGTACCTCGCCCGGGTGTACCCGCGTTTCGGCGAGTTCACCGCGCTGCGGGACCGCCTCGACCCGGAGCGGCTCTTCCAGAACGACTACGTGCGCCGGGTTCTCGGCGCGTAG